Proteins encoded together in one Maricaulis maris window:
- a CDS encoding zinc ribbon domain-containing protein YjdM: protein MSDLPACPQCECQWTYEDGALLVCPECAHEWSAEAATPVGDGETVRVWRDANGAELADGDTVTVIKDLKIKGTSQVVKVGTKVKNIRLTDGDHDIDCRIDGVGQMGLKTEFVKKV, encoded by the coding sequence ATGAGCGACCTGCCCGCCTGCCCGCAATGTGAGTGCCAGTGGACCTATGAGGACGGCGCCTTGCTGGTCTGCCCCGAGTGCGCCCATGAATGGTCGGCCGAAGCCGCCACGCCTGTCGGCGACGGCGAAACGGTCCGGGTCTGGCGCGACGCCAATGGCGCCGAGCTGGCCGATGGCGACACCGTCACCGTGATCAAGGATCTCAAGATCAAGGGCACCAGCCAGGTGGTCAAGGTCGGCACCAAGGTCAAGAATATCCGCCTGACCGATGGCGATCACGACATTGACTGCCGCATTGACGGGGTTGGCCAGATGGGTCTGAAAACCGAGTTCGTGAAGAAGGTCTAG
- a CDS encoding M16 family metallopeptidase, which produces MHRILAATFAAALSWTGLASAQVPDVDIPFEQFELENGLTVVVHEDRKAPIVAVSIWYGVGSGAEPAGRTGFAHLFEHLMFNGSENYNDDYFGPFEDVGATGLNGTTWFDRTNYFQTVPTPALDMALWMESDRMTHLLGAIDQERLDEQRGVVQNEKRQGDNQPYGMVEYSQLRALFPEGHPYAHSTIGSMDDLDAASLEDVQAWFRQYYGATNAVLVLAGDIDAEEARPLVERYFGDAPVGPPLNQINEWVPERRYNTSEVIYDDVPQSRIYRTWVVPGRISEERAELELFATVLGGGRTSRLYQDFVFGRQVATSAFAYVEEHQLASQFHIQVTLNPGEDVAAASARIDEIVAELLEEGPTRDELAAARTRINAGVVRGLEQIGGFGGKAVTLAEGALYANDPGFWRTHLERQNNATPDEITATANEWLTTGSHEITVLPFGQYASVETDADRSALPVVASTPELVWPEVETATLSNGVEIVFARRDAVPVVEMQMVFDSGYAADSVEGGQLGLASFTMNMLDEGAGRMDATGIAARAESLGANLSTGAGLDTASVNLSALRTNLRPSVELMATVITDPSFRDEDIERVRAQTLNGIQQEMANPIAIALRMLPPEMFGEGHAYSVPFTGSGTPEAVAGFTRADLLAHQTAWLRPDNATLFIVGDTTLDEITPILERAFRNWQAPSTPLPQKNLSEASNSDGARVIIVDRPNSPQSLILAGLIGPSGSVDNPEVYSAMNDAIGGSFTARVNMNLREDKGWSYGAQTLLWGARGQRPWLVYAPVQTDRTSDSLAELLREFNEFTSTNPATAEELERSVNNSTRSLPGQFETASSVRNSLASSANLGRDWNYPATLTERYRSLDLEEVRAAAQEVIHPEQFVWLIIGDAAVIADDIRALDMGEVEIRRMGE; this is translated from the coding sequence ATGCACCGCATTCTTGCGGCAACCTTCGCGGCAGCCCTGTCATGGACAGGTCTGGCCAGCGCCCAGGTGCCGGACGTTGACATTCCCTTTGAACAATTCGAGCTCGAGAACGGCCTGACCGTTGTCGTCCACGAGGACCGCAAGGCGCCGATCGTGGCCGTCAGCATCTGGTATGGTGTCGGATCCGGCGCCGAGCCAGCCGGCCGGACCGGTTTCGCCCACCTGTTCGAACACCTGATGTTCAACGGGTCGGAAAACTACAATGACGACTATTTCGGTCCGTTCGAGGATGTCGGCGCGACCGGCCTCAACGGCACCACCTGGTTCGACCGCACCAATTATTTCCAGACCGTGCCGACGCCGGCCCTGGACATGGCGCTGTGGATGGAATCAGACCGCATGACGCACCTTCTCGGTGCCATCGACCAGGAACGCCTCGATGAGCAGCGCGGCGTGGTCCAGAACGAGAAGCGCCAGGGCGACAACCAGCCTTACGGCATGGTCGAGTACTCGCAGCTGCGCGCCCTCTTCCCGGAAGGTCACCCCTACGCCCACTCCACGATTGGCTCGATGGATGACCTCGACGCCGCCTCGCTGGAAGACGTGCAGGCCTGGTTCCGCCAGTATTACGGCGCGACCAACGCCGTGCTCGTCCTGGCCGGTGACATTGATGCCGAGGAAGCCCGGCCGCTGGTCGAGCGCTATTTCGGCGACGCCCCGGTCGGCCCGCCGCTCAACCAGATCAATGAATGGGTCCCCGAGCGCCGCTACAACACCAGCGAAGTCATCTATGACGACGTGCCGCAATCGCGCATCTACCGCACCTGGGTCGTGCCGGGCCGGATCTCCGAAGAGCGCGCCGAACTGGAACTCTTCGCCACCGTGCTCGGTGGTGGCCGCACCTCGCGCCTGTACCAGGACTTCGTGTTCGGACGCCAGGTCGCGACCTCGGCCTTCGCCTATGTTGAGGAGCATCAGCTCGCCAGCCAGTTCCACATCCAGGTCACGCTGAACCCCGGTGAGGATGTCGCTGCGGCGTCTGCCCGGATCGACGAGATCGTCGCCGAACTGCTCGAAGAGGGCCCGACCCGCGACGAGCTGGCCGCAGCCCGGACCCGGATCAATGCCGGTGTCGTGCGCGGTCTGGAACAGATCGGCGGCTTTGGCGGCAAGGCCGTCACGCTGGCCGAGGGCGCCCTTTACGCCAACGATCCCGGCTTCTGGCGCACCCATCTGGAACGCCAGAACAACGCCACCCCGGACGAGATCACCGCGACGGCCAATGAATGGCTGACCACGGGTTCGCACGAAATCACCGTGCTGCCCTTCGGCCAGTATGCCAGCGTTGAAACCGATGCCGACCGCTCGGCCCTGCCGGTCGTCGCCTCGACGCCCGAACTGGTCTGGCCGGAAGTTGAAACCGCCACACTGTCCAATGGCGTGGAGATCGTCTTCGCCCGCCGTGACGCCGTGCCGGTGGTCGAAATGCAGATGGTCTTCGACAGCGGCTATGCCGCCGACAGCGTCGAAGGCGGTCAGCTTGGCCTCGCCAGCTTCACCATGAACATGCTCGACGAAGGTGCCGGCCGCATGGACGCCACCGGGATTGCCGCCCGGGCCGAAAGCCTGGGTGCCAACCTGTCGACCGGTGCCGGTCTCGACACCGCTTCGGTCAATCTCTCGGCCCTGCGCACCAATCTGCGCCCATCCGTCGAGCTGATGGCCACGGTGATCACTGATCCGAGCTTCCGCGATGAGGATATCGAGCGCGTCCGCGCCCAGACCCTCAACGGCATCCAGCAGGAAATGGCCAATCCGATTGCCATCGCCCTGCGCATGCTGCCGCCGGAAATGTTCGGTGAAGGCCACGCCTATTCGGTGCCCTTCACCGGATCAGGCACGCCGGAAGCCGTCGCGGGCTTTACCCGCGCCGACCTGCTGGCTCACCAGACCGCCTGGCTGCGTCCGGACAATGCGACCCTGTTCATCGTCGGTGACACGACGCTGGACGAGATCACACCGATCCTCGAGCGGGCCTTCCGCAACTGGCAGGCCCCGTCGACGCCGCTGCCGCAGAAGAACCTCTCCGAGGCCTCCAATTCGGATGGCGCCCGGGTGATCATCGTTGATCGTCCGAACTCGCCGCAATCGCTGATCCTGGCCGGCCTGATCGGCCCGTCCGGCTCGGTCGACAATCCGGAAGTCTACTCGGCCATGAATGACGCCATTGGCGGTTCCTTCACGGCCCGGGTGAACATGAACCTGCGTGAGGACAAGGGCTGGTCCTACGGTGCCCAGACCCTGCTCTGGGGCGCCCGCGGCCAACGCCCGTGGCTGGTCTATGCCCCGGTGCAGACCGACCGCACCTCGGACTCGCTGGCCGAGCTGCTGCGTGAGTTCAACGAGTTCACCTCCACCAACCCGGCCACGGCCGAGGAGCTGGAGCGCTCGGTGAACAACTCGACCCGCTCCCTGCCCGGCCAGTTCGAGACCGCCTCTTCGGTCCGCAACTCGCTCGCCTCGAGCGCCAATCTGGGTCGTGACTGGAATTATCCGGCCACGCTGACCGAGCGCTACCGTTCGCTCGACCTCGAAGAGGTCCGGGCTGCGGCACAAGAGGTCATTCACCCGGAGCAGTTCGTCTGGCTCATCATCGGCGACGCCGCCGTGATCGCCGACGACATCCGCGCCCTCGACATGGGTGAAGTCGAAATCCGCCGCATGGGCGAATAG
- a CDS encoding IS630 family transposase (programmed frameshift), whose product MTRAMSEDLRWRVVRLVVDEGLSTSEAGQRMWVGKSTVGSWVRLFRRTGGVSPRKKGNPGRSCLDAHEAFILGLIDERADITLAEMAQRLEADHGLRVQQSTLWYFLDKRGQTFKKKTGHAAEQDRPDVYERRVEWFERQPDLDPERLVFIDESGVSTKMARLYGRSPKGERCRAPIPHGHWKTITFTAGLRLNGVAAPALVDGAMNGETFLTWVEGMLVRELEPGDIVVMDNLPAHKVAGVRDAIEAAGASLLYLPPYSPVFNPIEKAFSKLKALLRKATARTVDDLHQAVANAIDAITPAECVNYFKACGYDPD is encoded by the exons ATGACACGAGCGATGAGCGAGGATTTGCGCTGGCGGGTGGTTCGTCTTGTCGTCGACGAGGGTTTGTCGACGAGCGAGGCGGGGCAGCGCATGTGGGTCGGCAAGTCGACGGTTGGTAGCTGGGTTCGGCTTTTCCGACGAACCGGAGGCGTGTCGCCGCGCAAGAAGGGCAATCCGGGCCGCTCCTGCCTGGATGCGCACGAAGCCTTCATTCTCGGCCTGATCGACGAACGGGCGGACATCACGCTGGCGGAGATGGCGCAGCGTCTCGAGGCGGATCACGGTCTGCGCGTTCAACAAAGCACGCTCTGGTATTTCCTCGATAAACGCGGGCAGACATTTA AAAAAAAGACGGGCCACGCGGCCGAACAGGATCGGCCGGACGTCTACGAGCGTCGCGTAGAATGGTTCGAACGCCAGCCGGATCTCGATCCGGAACGCCTCGTCTTCATCGACGAGAGCGGCGTGTCGACCAAGATGGCGCGTCTGTACGGGCGCTCCCCCAAAGGCGAGCGCTGCCGCGCCCCGATCCCGCACGGGCACTGGAAGACGATCACCTTCACCGCCGGGCTGCGTCTGAACGGTGTCGCCGCGCCTGCGTTGGTCGACGGCGCCATGAACGGCGAGACCTTCCTGACCTGGGTTGAAGGCATGCTGGTACGCGAACTTGAGCCCGGCGACATCGTGGTGATGGACAATCTGCCTGCCCACAAGGTCGCCGGCGTGCGCGACGCCATCGAGGCCGCCGGCGCCAGCCTGCTCTACCTGCCGCCCTACAGCCCGGTCTTCAATCCCATCGAAAAGGCGTTCTCAAAGCTCAAGGCCCTGCTTCGCAAGGCTACAGCCCGCACCGTCGATGATCTCCACCAGGCCGTCGCCAACGCCATCGACGCCATCACACCGGCTGAGTGCGTCAACTACTTCAAAGCCTGCGGATATGACCCCGATTAA
- a CDS encoding SDR family oxidoreductase, protein MFDNLFSLEGRVALITGGSRGIGEMIAEGYVRAGAKVYITARKAPECLATAERLSEFGTCIALPGDASGADGAKALAAKFLEHESKLDILVNNAGAAWGAPLDEFPESGWDKVMDLNVKTPFFLIQALHSALKAAASPQQPAKVINIASIDGLSVNMMETYSYAASKSGIIHLTKRLGLEMAKEHINVTAIAPGAFASSMNKVARDHADMVSQGVPSGRVGEPSDMAGAAIFLASRAGDYVVGSTLVVDGGVAQARGAF, encoded by the coding sequence ATGTTTGATAATCTGTTTTCCCTTGAAGGCCGGGTGGCGCTGATCACCGGCGGGTCGCGCGGCATTGGCGAGATGATTGCCGAGGGCTATGTGCGGGCCGGGGCGAAGGTCTACATCACCGCGCGCAAGGCGCCGGAATGCCTGGCGACGGCCGAGCGCCTGTCGGAATTCGGCACCTGTATCGCGCTGCCGGGTGATGCCTCGGGCGCTGACGGGGCCAAGGCTCTGGCGGCGAAATTTCTCGAGCACGAGAGCAAGCTGGACATCCTGGTCAACAATGCCGGTGCCGCCTGGGGCGCGCCGCTGGACGAGTTCCCGGAAAGCGGCTGGGACAAGGTCATGGACCTCAATGTCAAGACGCCCTTCTTCCTGATCCAGGCCCTGCACAGCGCCCTCAAGGCAGCGGCCTCGCCGCAGCAGCCGGCCAAGGTGATCAATATCGCTTCGATCGACGGGCTCTCGGTCAACATGATGGAGACCTATTCCTACGCCGCCTCCAAGTCCGGCATCATCCATCTGACCAAGCGTCTGGGCCTTGAGATGGCGAAGGAGCACATCAATGTCACCGCGATCGCGCCGGGCGCCTTCGCCTCGAGCATGAACAAGGTCGCCCGTGACCATGCCGACATGGTGTCCCAGGGTGTGCCTTCCGGCCGGGTTGGCGAGCCGTCGGACATGGCCGGCGCGGCGATCTTCCTGGCCTCGCGGGCCGGCGATTACGTGGTCGGCTCGACCCTGGTCGTCGATGGCGGCGTGGCCCAGGCGCGTGGCGCTTTCTAA
- the typA gene encoding translational GTPase TypA, which translates to MSASLDKLRNIAIVAHVDHGKTTLVDQLLQQSGTLGERANVSERMMDSNDLEKERGITILAKNTAVTWGDWNINIVDTPGHADFGGEVERVLSMVDGVLLLVDAVDGPMPQTSFVTKKALARGLKPIVVINKADRPSARPDWVVDQTFDLFDRLGANEEQLDFPVVYASALQGWAANEAGAIGTDMTPLFEMITTHTPPPGVDFDGPLQLQVSALDYSSFTGVIGIGRVTRGRLARNQSVVVAKADGRQVKGKVQQIFGFHGLERVERESAQAGDIITFTGIDNLKISDTLCDPEHVEALPLLSVDEPTLSMTFQVNDSPFAGREGKFVTSRNLKERLERELIHNVALKVEQQDNPDKFTVSGRGELHLSILIETMRREGFELAVGRPRVVIKEVDGELCEPYESLTVDVEESDQGGVMEKLGQRKADMKNMVPDGHGRVRIDYVIPTRGLIGFRSEFLTLTSGSGLMFHTFDHYAPKTGGEIGQRHNGAMVSMIDGKVLGFALFNLQERGKLFVGHAVEVYEGMIIGVNARDDDMIVNPTKGKKLTNMRASGTDENIVLTTPIKLTLEYALEFINDDELVEVTPQSIRIRKTFLKEHERKKASRSAG; encoded by the coding sequence ATGAGCGCGTCCCTCGACAAGCTGCGCAACATCGCCATCGTGGCGCACGTTGACCACGGCAAGACCACGCTGGTCGACCAGCTGCTGCAACAGTCCGGAACGCTGGGCGAGCGGGCCAATGTGTCCGAGCGCATGATGGATTCCAACGATCTGGAAAAAGAGCGCGGGATCACCATCCTGGCCAAGAACACGGCGGTCACCTGGGGTGACTGGAACATCAACATCGTCGACACGCCCGGCCACGCCGATTTCGGCGGCGAGGTGGAACGCGTCCTGTCGATGGTTGATGGTGTCCTGCTGCTGGTCGATGCGGTCGACGGCCCGATGCCGCAGACCTCTTTCGTGACCAAGAAGGCGTTGGCCCGCGGCCTCAAGCCGATCGTCGTGATCAACAAGGCGGACCGTCCCTCGGCCCGCCCGGACTGGGTTGTCGACCAGACCTTTGATCTCTTCGACCGCCTTGGCGCCAATGAGGAACAGCTCGACTTCCCGGTCGTCTACGCCTCGGCCCTGCAGGGCTGGGCGGCCAATGAGGCCGGCGCGATCGGCACCGACATGACGCCGCTGTTCGAGATGATCACCACCCACACGCCGCCGCCGGGCGTCGATTTCGACGGTCCGCTGCAGCTGCAGGTTTCGGCCCTCGACTACTCCTCCTTCACCGGCGTGATCGGTATCGGACGCGTGACCCGTGGCCGTCTCGCCCGCAACCAGTCGGTCGTGGTCGCCAAGGCCGATGGCCGCCAGGTGAAGGGCAAGGTCCAGCAGATCTTCGGTTTCCACGGCCTCGAGCGGGTCGAGCGCGAGAGCGCCCAGGCGGGTGACATCATCACCTTCACCGGCATCGACAATCTCAAGATTTCCGACACGCTGTGCGATCCCGAGCATGTCGAGGCCCTGCCGCTGCTGTCCGTCGACGAGCCGACCCTGTCGATGACCTTCCAGGTCAATGACAGCCCGTTCGCCGGCCGTGAGGGCAAGTTCGTGACCTCGCGCAATCTCAAGGAACGCCTCGAGCGCGAGCTGATCCACAATGTGGCGCTGAAGGTCGAGCAGCAGGACAATCCGGACAAGTTCACGGTTTCCGGCCGCGGCGAGCTGCACCTCTCCATCCTGATCGAGACGATGCGCCGCGAAGGTTTCGAGCTGGCCGTCGGCCGTCCGCGCGTGGTCATCAAGGAAGTCGATGGCGAGCTGTGCGAGCCCTATGAGAGCCTCACCGTCGATGTCGAGGAGAGCGATCAGGGCGGGGTCATGGAAAAGCTCGGCCAGCGCAAGGCCGACATGAAGAACATGGTGCCGGACGGGCATGGCCGCGTCCGCATCGATTATGTCATCCCGACCCGCGGCCTGATCGGCTTCCGCTCCGAATTCCTGACCCTGACCTCGGGCTCCGGCCTGATGTTCCACACCTTTGATCACTACGCCCCGAAGACCGGCGGCGAGATCGGCCAGCGCCATAACGGCGCCATGGTCTCGATGATCGACGGCAAGGTGCTGGGCTTTGCCCTGTTCAACCTGCAGGAACGCGGCAAGCTCTTTGTCGGCCACGCCGTCGAGGTCTATGAAGGCATGATCATCGGCGTCAACGCCCGCGATGACGACATGATCGTCAACCCGACCAAGGGCAAGAAGCTGACCAATATGCGGGCCTCGGGCACCGACGAGAACATCGTCCTGACCACCCCGATCAAGCTGACCCTGGAATATGCGCTGGAATTCATCAATGACGACGAACTCGTCGAGGTGACCCCGCAATCCATCCGCATCCGCAAGACCTTCCTCAAGGAACACGAGCGCAAGAAAGCGTCGCGCTCGGCGGGCTAG
- a CDS encoding cache domain-containing protein codes for MRQAIVILVHVLISAVFAGIAGLGAHKVLISSLSMARAEMLQSYIRVRADREQTLFNEARTLTEAAEDAFLRRHALIADIDVAEEFNALFPPFGDGTRRSHPDLFDGRALAGSDYVFGIGAFMADGEAMTAEEERRYMAGFHVVRNFGEAHLGEFSSLYYFTPDRRVVIFAPDREDRLAFYRYEAPADFNLQADEDPALFSEETNPDSAMQCTRLSRFVYSDGGERSATACRKPIRVNGELMGGFGTSIDMTEHLASSLEAPPAGGVNLVFDRDGHVIARGQSIQQANAIGIDPAEIMALLQDDPRPRGVVGTPSSEFLVAFSRIAGPDWYFVSVSHLAGIEATATRWGWRLFGLIFVLSLLVTGIRGLLRRSHLVRDFLDGRAASPASRRYVPVPARRDPASDPVSGAAHAATDEAPSSPGSR; via the coding sequence GTGCGCCAAGCGATTGTCATTCTTGTCCATGTCCTGATCTCGGCGGTCTTCGCCGGGATTGCAGGCCTGGGTGCCCACAAGGTCCTGATCTCCTCCCTGTCGATGGCCCGGGCGGAAATGCTGCAATCCTATATCCGGGTGCGGGCGGATCGCGAGCAGACCCTCTTCAACGAGGCGCGGACCCTGACCGAAGCTGCCGAGGACGCCTTCCTGCGCCGGCATGCCCTGATCGCCGACATCGACGTGGCAGAGGAGTTCAACGCCCTCTTCCCGCCCTTCGGCGACGGCACCCGCCGCAGCCATCCCGACCTGTTCGACGGCCGGGCCTTGGCCGGGTCCGACTATGTCTTCGGCATTGGCGCTTTCATGGCCGATGGCGAGGCAATGACGGCCGAGGAAGAGCGCCGCTATATGGCCGGCTTCCACGTCGTCCGAAACTTCGGTGAGGCCCATCTCGGCGAGTTCTCCAGCCTCTATTATTTCACGCCGGACCGCCGGGTTGTGATCTTTGCACCCGATCGCGAAGACCGCCTGGCTTTCTACCGCTACGAGGCCCCAGCCGACTTCAACCTGCAGGCCGACGAGGATCCGGCCCTGTTCAGTGAAGAGACCAATCCGGACAGCGCAATGCAGTGCACCCGCCTGTCCCGCTTTGTCTATTCGGACGGCGGCGAGCGATCCGCGACCGCTTGCCGCAAGCCGATCCGGGTCAATGGCGAGTTGATGGGCGGGTTCGGGACGTCGATCGACATGACCGAGCACCTGGCCTCGTCGCTGGAGGCGCCGCCGGCCGGCGGGGTCAATCTCGTCTTTGACCGGGATGGCCATGTCATCGCCCGCGGCCAGTCGATCCAGCAGGCCAATGCCATCGGCATCGACCCGGCCGAGATCATGGCGCTGTTGCAGGACGATCCGCGTCCGCGCGGCGTGGTCGGCACGCCGAGCAGCGAATTCCTGGTCGCCTTCAGCCGGATCGCCGGTCCGGACTGGTATTTCGTGTCGGTCAGTCATCTGGCCGGTATCGAGGCGACCGCGACGCGCTGGGGCTGGCGCCTGTTCGGGCTCATCTTCGTGCTCTCGCTCCTTGTCACCGGTATTCGCGGCCTGCTGCGCCGGTCGCACCTGGTACGCGACTTCCTCGACGGCAGGGCCGCATCGCCAGCCAGTCGGCGCTATGTGCCGGTTCCGGCCCGCCGCGATCCGGCCTCCGATCCGGTCTCCGGTGCAGCCCACGCGGCCACTGACGAAGCGCCGTCATCGCCGGGGTCCCGGTAA
- a CDS encoding MarR family winged helix-turn-helix transcriptional regulator, with the protein MNDLDPRSNPRSTAGSTARTHPASPVAPSDAPSGASAPGFAEQAASFAAGVEREPIRLDAYWPYQVTVLADRIARLTSAIVKREAGLNLSQWRVLAAIAEVPGRTAVDVVTVTPMDKGIVSRATKALLEAGLVIRRASQADGRVSHLYLTGKGKDVYAHLREAVEAVPLAANRMMDGAKQAAFCALVRQLANSMPDEG; encoded by the coding sequence ATGAACGATCTTGACCCCCGATCCAACCCCCGATCCACCGCCGGATCCACCGCCCGGACGCACCCGGCCTCCCCGGTCGCGCCCTCCGACGCTCCCTCCGGGGCTTCGGCGCCCGGCTTTGCCGAACAGGCGGCGTCCTTCGCGGCAGGCGTGGAGCGCGAGCCGATCCGCCTCGACGCCTACTGGCCCTATCAGGTCACGGTGCTGGCCGACCGCATCGCCCGCCTGACCTCGGCCATCGTCAAGCGCGAGGCAGGGCTGAACCTGTCGCAATGGCGTGTCCTCGCGGCGATTGCCGAGGTGCCCGGACGCACGGCAGTCGACGTGGTCACGGTGACGCCGATGGACAAGGGCATCGTCTCGCGCGCCACCAAGGCGCTGCTGGAGGCGGGTCTGGTCATCCGCCGGGCCTCGCAGGCCGATGGGCGGGTCAGCCATCTCTACCTCACCGGCAAGGGCAAGGACGTCTACGCGCATCTGCGTGAGGCCGTCGAGGCCGTGCCGCTGGCGGCCAACCGGATGATGGACGGGGCCAAGCAGGCGGCCTTCTGTGCCCTGGTGAGACAGCTTGCCAATTCCATGCCGGACGAGGGGTGA
- the hppD gene encoding 4-hydroxyphenylpyruvate dioxygenase: MADLFENPMGLCGFEFVEFTAPERGVIEPIFSAMGFTHIANHRSKDVELWRQGGINFLINYEPDTQAAFFAKEHGPSACGMGFRVRDAALAYDECLERGAEPVMTEPGISELVIPAVKGIGGASVYLIDRFEDGKSIYDIDFNYLEGVDIHPKGCGFNVIDHLTHNVYKGRMDYWAKYYEDLFNFREIRYFDIKGEYTGLVSRAMTAPDGLIRIPLNEEKSEAVGQIEEYLREYKGEGIQHIAFSCDNLIECWDRLKKAGTQFMTAPPETYYEMLEDRLPGHGEPTEEFKKRGILLDGTTEGGQPRLLLQIFSEKAIGPIFFEFIQRKEDEGFGEGNFKALFESIERDQVKRGVIQAAE; encoded by the coding sequence ATGGCAGACCTGTTCGAAAATCCGATGGGACTTTGCGGGTTCGAGTTCGTCGAGTTCACCGCGCCGGAGCGCGGTGTGATCGAGCCGATCTTCTCGGCCATGGGCTTTACCCACATCGCCAATCACCGCTCCAAGGATGTCGAGCTGTGGCGCCAGGGCGGGATCAACTTCCTGATCAATTACGAGCCCGACACCCAGGCGGCCTTCTTCGCCAAGGAACATGGTCCGTCAGCCTGCGGCATGGGCTTCCGCGTCCGTGACGCCGCTCTGGCCTATGACGAATGCCTCGAGCGCGGCGCCGAGCCGGTCATGACCGAGCCGGGCATCTCCGAGCTGGTCATCCCGGCGGTCAAGGGCATTGGCGGCGCCTCGGTCTATCTCATCGACCGCTTCGAGGACGGCAAGTCGATCTACGACATCGATTTCAACTATCTCGAAGGCGTCGATATCCACCCCAAGGGCTGTGGCTTCAACGTGATCGATCACCTGACGCACAATGTCTACAAGGGCCGGATGGACTACTGGGCCAAGTATTACGAGGACCTCTTCAACTTCCGCGAGATCCGCTATTTCGACATCAAGGGCGAATATACCGGCCTCGTCTCGCGCGCCATGACGGCACCGGACGGGCTGATCCGCATCCCGCTCAATGAAGAGAAATCCGAGGCTGTTGGCCAGATCGAGGAATATCTGCGCGAGTACAAGGGCGAAGGCATCCAGCACATCGCCTTCTCCTGCGACAACCTCATCGAATGCTGGGACCGCCTGAAAAAGGCCGGCACCCAGTTCATGACCGCGCCGCCGGAAACCTATTACGAGATGCTGGAAGACCGCCTGCCGGGCCATGGCGAGCCGACCGAAGAGTTCAAGAAGCGCGGCATCCTGCTCGATGGCACCACCGAAGGCGGCCAGCCGCGCCTGCTGCTGCAGATCTTCTCGGAAAAGGCGATCGGCCCGATCTTCTTCGAGTTCATCCAGCGCAAGGAAGACGAAGGCTTCGGCGAGGGCAATTTCAAGGCCCTGTTCGAGTCGATCGAGCGCGACCAGGTCAAGCGTGGCGTCATCCAGGCGGCCGAGTAA
- a CDS encoding VOC family protein: protein MSVNLKRIHHVAYRCKDAKQTVEFYQRVMGMDFKLAIAENEVPSTKAPDPYMHVFLDAGMGNVLAFFELPNSPEMGRDGNTPEWVQHIAFEVEDMDTLLASKAHIEAEGIDVLGPVNHGIFKSIYFFDPNGHRLELAANTGTDEQMAELKRVAPAMIEEWSRTKRAPKHAAWLHEQD, encoded by the coding sequence ATGTCCGTCAATCTCAAGCGCATCCACCACGTTGCCTATCGCTGCAAGGACGCCAAGCAGACGGTCGAGTTCTACCAGCGCGTCATGGGCATGGATTTCAAACTCGCCATTGCCGAGAATGAAGTCCCGTCGACCAAGGCGCCGGACCCCTACATGCACGTCTTCCTGGACGCCGGCATGGGCAATGTCCTGGCCTTTTTCGAGCTGCCCAACTCGCCGGAGATGGGCCGCGACGGCAATACGCCGGAATGGGTCCAGCACATCGCCTTCGAAGTCGAGGACATGGACACGCTGCTGGCCTCCAAGGCCCATATCGAAGCCGAGGGCATCGACGTGCTCGGCCCGGTCAATCACGGCATCTTCAAGTCGATCTACTTCTTCGACCCGAATGGTCACCGTCTCGAGCTGGCGGCCAATACCGGCACGGACGAGCAGATGGCCGAACTCAAACGCGTCGCTCCGGCGATGATCGAGGAATGGAGCCGGACCAAGCGCGCCCCGAAGCACGCGGCCTGGCTGCACGAACAGGACTAG